Proteins encoded within one genomic window of Ascaphus truei isolate aAscTru1 chromosome 8, aAscTru1.hap1, whole genome shotgun sequence:
- the STAP2 gene encoding signal-transducing adaptor protein 2 isoform X5: MANPVTRTKVPVPEHYYEEYLYKKDLTDKVYKKLWVGLQGNTLCFYSNHKDLRLKIPASVTLLPGPLLSLKEALQKEKERRAREEMERSTQDENPSCFYDVSRIEAESLLKENPAFGSLLLRPGGDKESLSLTTCQKIHSQFVLKHYRITLEQEGYVIQVEPRVTCSSMAKVVDHFVKISLNRLSPFEKRNEYENKIGVIEVNNENGEVIEEYPREKTGATKSRPFSKVPPPIPMQPPPQDEEYENPKEQTTWRRSSKVCLFAEAIKSPPFSKVPPPIPMESPPQDEEYENPEEQTTWRRSSKGAIKTPPGCKVSPRIPIEPDVEYENPDQQTTWRRSSEGATKNPLNRKVFPHLPLPPEDEYETPDQQTTWSRPSEANLNPRRQAREPPNQAAPKPKEAARVRMAAPAVQSSGLNEELRRKLEQRRAQIE, translated from the exons ATGGCGAATCCAGTAACCCGAACAAAGGTCCCTGTGCCGGAGCATTATTATGAGGAGTATCTGTACAAGAAAGACCTGACTGATAAG GTTTATAAGAAGCTCTGGGTCGGACTCCAGGGGAACACTCTCTGCTTCTACTCGAACCACAAGGACCTGCGG CTGAAGATACCCGCATCGGTGACACTGCTCCCTGGACCCCTCCTGTCTCTGAAGGAAGCACTGCaaaaagagaaggagagaagggcaAGAGAGGAGATGGAGCGCAGTACACAGGACGAGAACCCCAG CTGTTTCTATGATGTGTCACGGATAGAGGCCGAGTCTCTGCTGAAGGAAAACCCGGCGTTTGGGAGCCTTCTACTGCGCCCAGGGGGGGACAAGGAGAGCCTGTCTCTCACCACCTGCCAGAAGATCCACAG CcagtttgtgctgaagcattacAGGATCACACTGGAGCAGGAGGGCTATGTCATCCAGGTGGAGCCACGG GTTACCTGCTCCTCCATGGCTAAGGTTGTGGATCATTTTGTAAAAATCTCATTAAATCGTCTGTCTCCATTTGAGAAACGCAATGAATACGAGAACAAAATCG GAGTTATCGAGGTGAATAATGAAAATGGAGAAGTCATAGAGGAATACCCACGAGAAAAAACAG GAGCCACAAAGTCCCGTCCATTCAGTAAAGTGCCCCCTCCCATCCCTATGCAGCCCCCGCCCCAAGATGAGGAGTATGAGAACCCTAAAGAGCAAACTACCTGGAGGAGATCCAGCAAAG TCTGTCTCTTTGCAGAAGCCATAAAGTCCCCTCCCTTCAGTAAAGTGCCCCCTCCCATCCCTATGGAGTCCCCGCCCCAAGATGAGGAGTATGAGAACCCTGAAGAGCAAACTACCTGGAGGAGATCCAGCAAAG GAGCCATAAAGACCCCTCCAGGCTGTAAAGTGTCCCCTCGAATCCCAATAGAGCCTGACGTCGAGTATGAGAACCCCGATCAGCAAACGACCTGGAGGAGATCCAGCGAAG GTGCCACAAAGAACCCTCTAAACCGCAAAGTTTTCCctcacctcccactcccacctgaAGACGAGTATGAGACCCCTGATCAGCAAACGACCTGGAGTAGACCCAGCGAAG CCAATCTCAATCCCAGAAGACAAGCCCGGGAACCCCCCAACCAGGCAGCTCCCAAACCCAAAG AAGCAGCCAGGGTGAGAATGGCAGCGCCCGCCGTACAATCTTCAG gtctGAACGAGGAGCTGAGGAGGAAGCTGGAGCAACGGAGAGCACAGATCGAATGA
- the STAP2 gene encoding signal-transducing adaptor protein 2 isoform X1, with amino-acid sequence MANPVTRTKVPVPEHYYEEYLYKKDLTDKVYKKLWVGLQGNTLCFYSNHKDLRRVDCLSLDDYVSLTESAVSIGANGLHHYPFSLRLKGREVQLKTESVDSRGMWCAFILTIAELKIPASVTLLPGPLLSLKEALQKEKERRAREEMERSTQDENPSCFYDVSRIEAESLLKENPAFGSLLLRPGGDKESLSLTTCQKIHSQFVLKHYRITLEQEGYVIQVEPRVTCSSMAKVVDHFVKISLNRLSPFEKRNEYENKIGVIEVNNENGEVIEEYPREKTGATKSRPFSKVPPPIPMQPPPQDEEYENPKEQTTWRRSSKVCLFAEAIKSPPFSKVPPPIPMESPPQDEEYENPEEQTTWRRSSKGAIKTPPGCKVSPRIPIEPDVEYENPDQQTTWRRSSEGATKNPLNRKVFPHLPLPPEDEYETPDQQTTWSRPSEANLNPRRQAREPPNQAAPKPKEAARVRMAAPAVQSSGLNEELRRKLEQRRAQIE; translated from the exons ATGGCGAATCCAGTAACCCGAACAAAGGTCCCTGTGCCGGAGCATTATTATGAGGAGTATCTGTACAAGAAAGACCTGACTGATAAG GTTTATAAGAAGCTCTGGGTCGGACTCCAGGGGAACACTCTCTGCTTCTACTCGAACCACAAGGACCTGCGG CGTGTGGACTGCCTCAGTCTGGATGATTATGTGTCTCTGACGGAGTCCGCAGTCAGCATTGGTGCTAACGGCCTCCACCACTACCCCTTCTCTCTGCGTCTCAAGGGGCGAGAGGTGCAGCTAAAG ACGGAGTCAGTGGACAGCCGTGGGATGTGGTGCGCATTCATCCTCACTATAGCAGAG CTGAAGATACCCGCATCGGTGACACTGCTCCCTGGACCCCTCCTGTCTCTGAAGGAAGCACTGCaaaaagagaaggagagaagggcaAGAGAGGAGATGGAGCGCAGTACACAGGACGAGAACCCCAG CTGTTTCTATGATGTGTCACGGATAGAGGCCGAGTCTCTGCTGAAGGAAAACCCGGCGTTTGGGAGCCTTCTACTGCGCCCAGGGGGGGACAAGGAGAGCCTGTCTCTCACCACCTGCCAGAAGATCCACAG CcagtttgtgctgaagcattacAGGATCACACTGGAGCAGGAGGGCTATGTCATCCAGGTGGAGCCACGG GTTACCTGCTCCTCCATGGCTAAGGTTGTGGATCATTTTGTAAAAATCTCATTAAATCGTCTGTCTCCATTTGAGAAACGCAATGAATACGAGAACAAAATCG GAGTTATCGAGGTGAATAATGAAAATGGAGAAGTCATAGAGGAATACCCACGAGAAAAAACAG GAGCCACAAAGTCCCGTCCATTCAGTAAAGTGCCCCCTCCCATCCCTATGCAGCCCCCGCCCCAAGATGAGGAGTATGAGAACCCTAAAGAGCAAACTACCTGGAGGAGATCCAGCAAAG TCTGTCTCTTTGCAGAAGCCATAAAGTCCCCTCCCTTCAGTAAAGTGCCCCCTCCCATCCCTATGGAGTCCCCGCCCCAAGATGAGGAGTATGAGAACCCTGAAGAGCAAACTACCTGGAGGAGATCCAGCAAAG GAGCCATAAAGACCCCTCCAGGCTGTAAAGTGTCCCCTCGAATCCCAATAGAGCCTGACGTCGAGTATGAGAACCCCGATCAGCAAACGACCTGGAGGAGATCCAGCGAAG GTGCCACAAAGAACCCTCTAAACCGCAAAGTTTTCCctcacctcccactcccacctgaAGACGAGTATGAGACCCCTGATCAGCAAACGACCTGGAGTAGACCCAGCGAAG CCAATCTCAATCCCAGAAGACAAGCCCGGGAACCCCCCAACCAGGCAGCTCCCAAACCCAAAG AAGCAGCCAGGGTGAGAATGGCAGCGCCCGCCGTACAATCTTCAG gtctGAACGAGGAGCTGAGGAGGAAGCTGGAGCAACGGAGAGCACAGATCGAATGA
- the STAP2 gene encoding signal-transducing adaptor protein 2 isoform X4 — protein sequence MANPVTRTKVPVPEHYYEEYLYKKDLTDKVYKKLWVGLQGNTLCFYSNHKDLRRVDCLSLDDYVSLTESAVSIGANGLHHYPFSLRLKGREVQLKTESVDSRGMWCAFILTIAELKIPASVTLLPGPLLSLKEALQKEKERRAREEMERSTQDENPSCFYDVSRIEAESLLKENPAFGSLLLRPGGDKESLSLTTCQKIHSQFVLKHYRITLEQEGYVIQVEPRVTCSSMAKVVDHFVKISLNRLSPFEKRNEYENKIGVIEVNNENGEVIEEYPREKTGATKSRPFSKVPPPIPMQPPPQDEEYENPKEQTTWRRSSKVCLFAEAIKSPPFSKVPPPIPMESPPQDEEYENPEEQTTWRRSSKGATKNPLNRKVFPHLPLPPEDEYETPDQQTTWSRPSEANLNPRRQAREPPNQAAPKPKEAARVRMAAPAVQSSGLNEELRRKLEQRRAQIE from the exons ATGGCGAATCCAGTAACCCGAACAAAGGTCCCTGTGCCGGAGCATTATTATGAGGAGTATCTGTACAAGAAAGACCTGACTGATAAG GTTTATAAGAAGCTCTGGGTCGGACTCCAGGGGAACACTCTCTGCTTCTACTCGAACCACAAGGACCTGCGG CGTGTGGACTGCCTCAGTCTGGATGATTATGTGTCTCTGACGGAGTCCGCAGTCAGCATTGGTGCTAACGGCCTCCACCACTACCCCTTCTCTCTGCGTCTCAAGGGGCGAGAGGTGCAGCTAAAG ACGGAGTCAGTGGACAGCCGTGGGATGTGGTGCGCATTCATCCTCACTATAGCAGAG CTGAAGATACCCGCATCGGTGACACTGCTCCCTGGACCCCTCCTGTCTCTGAAGGAAGCACTGCaaaaagagaaggagagaagggcaAGAGAGGAGATGGAGCGCAGTACACAGGACGAGAACCCCAG CTGTTTCTATGATGTGTCACGGATAGAGGCCGAGTCTCTGCTGAAGGAAAACCCGGCGTTTGGGAGCCTTCTACTGCGCCCAGGGGGGGACAAGGAGAGCCTGTCTCTCACCACCTGCCAGAAGATCCACAG CcagtttgtgctgaagcattacAGGATCACACTGGAGCAGGAGGGCTATGTCATCCAGGTGGAGCCACGG GTTACCTGCTCCTCCATGGCTAAGGTTGTGGATCATTTTGTAAAAATCTCATTAAATCGTCTGTCTCCATTTGAGAAACGCAATGAATACGAGAACAAAATCG GAGTTATCGAGGTGAATAATGAAAATGGAGAAGTCATAGAGGAATACCCACGAGAAAAAACAG GAGCCACAAAGTCCCGTCCATTCAGTAAAGTGCCCCCTCCCATCCCTATGCAGCCCCCGCCCCAAGATGAGGAGTATGAGAACCCTAAAGAGCAAACTACCTGGAGGAGATCCAGCAAAG TCTGTCTCTTTGCAGAAGCCATAAAGTCCCCTCCCTTCAGTAAAGTGCCCCCTCCCATCCCTATGGAGTCCCCGCCCCAAGATGAGGAGTATGAGAACCCTGAAGAGCAAACTACCTGGAGGAGATCCAGCAAAG GTGCCACAAAGAACCCTCTAAACCGCAAAGTTTTCCctcacctcccactcccacctgaAGACGAGTATGAGACCCCTGATCAGCAAACGACCTGGAGTAGACCCAGCGAAG CCAATCTCAATCCCAGAAGACAAGCCCGGGAACCCCCCAACCAGGCAGCTCCCAAACCCAAAG AAGCAGCCAGGGTGAGAATGGCAGCGCCCGCCGTACAATCTTCAG gtctGAACGAGGAGCTGAGGAGGAAGCTGGAGCAACGGAGAGCACAGATCGAATGA
- the STAP2 gene encoding signal-transducing adaptor protein 2 isoform X3, with translation MANPVTRTKVPVPEHYYEEYLYKKDLTDKVYKKLWVGLQGNTLCFYSNHKDLRRVDCLSLDDYVSLTESAVSIGANGLHHYPFSLRLKGREVQLKTESVDSRGMWCAFILTIAELKIPASVTLLPGPLLSLKEALQKEKERRAREEMERSTQDENPSCFYDVSRIEAESLLKENPAFGSLLLRPGGDKESLSLTTCQKIHSQFVLKHYRITLEQEGYVIQVEPRVTCSSMAKVVDHFVKISLNRLSPFEKRNEYENKIGVIEVNNENGEVIEEYPREKTGATKSRPFSKVPPPIPMQPPPQDEEYENPKEQTTWRRSSKVCLFAEAIKSPPFSKVPPPIPMESPPQDEEYENPEEQTTWRRSSKGAIKTPPGCKVSPRIPIEPDVEYENPDQQTTWRRSSEGATKNPLNRKVFPHLPLPPEDEYETPDQQTTWSRPSEANLNPRRQAREPPNQAAPKPKGLNEELRRKLEQRRAQIE, from the exons ATGGCGAATCCAGTAACCCGAACAAAGGTCCCTGTGCCGGAGCATTATTATGAGGAGTATCTGTACAAGAAAGACCTGACTGATAAG GTTTATAAGAAGCTCTGGGTCGGACTCCAGGGGAACACTCTCTGCTTCTACTCGAACCACAAGGACCTGCGG CGTGTGGACTGCCTCAGTCTGGATGATTATGTGTCTCTGACGGAGTCCGCAGTCAGCATTGGTGCTAACGGCCTCCACCACTACCCCTTCTCTCTGCGTCTCAAGGGGCGAGAGGTGCAGCTAAAG ACGGAGTCAGTGGACAGCCGTGGGATGTGGTGCGCATTCATCCTCACTATAGCAGAG CTGAAGATACCCGCATCGGTGACACTGCTCCCTGGACCCCTCCTGTCTCTGAAGGAAGCACTGCaaaaagagaaggagagaagggcaAGAGAGGAGATGGAGCGCAGTACACAGGACGAGAACCCCAG CTGTTTCTATGATGTGTCACGGATAGAGGCCGAGTCTCTGCTGAAGGAAAACCCGGCGTTTGGGAGCCTTCTACTGCGCCCAGGGGGGGACAAGGAGAGCCTGTCTCTCACCACCTGCCAGAAGATCCACAG CcagtttgtgctgaagcattacAGGATCACACTGGAGCAGGAGGGCTATGTCATCCAGGTGGAGCCACGG GTTACCTGCTCCTCCATGGCTAAGGTTGTGGATCATTTTGTAAAAATCTCATTAAATCGTCTGTCTCCATTTGAGAAACGCAATGAATACGAGAACAAAATCG GAGTTATCGAGGTGAATAATGAAAATGGAGAAGTCATAGAGGAATACCCACGAGAAAAAACAG GAGCCACAAAGTCCCGTCCATTCAGTAAAGTGCCCCCTCCCATCCCTATGCAGCCCCCGCCCCAAGATGAGGAGTATGAGAACCCTAAAGAGCAAACTACCTGGAGGAGATCCAGCAAAG TCTGTCTCTTTGCAGAAGCCATAAAGTCCCCTCCCTTCAGTAAAGTGCCCCCTCCCATCCCTATGGAGTCCCCGCCCCAAGATGAGGAGTATGAGAACCCTGAAGAGCAAACTACCTGGAGGAGATCCAGCAAAG GAGCCATAAAGACCCCTCCAGGCTGTAAAGTGTCCCCTCGAATCCCAATAGAGCCTGACGTCGAGTATGAGAACCCCGATCAGCAAACGACCTGGAGGAGATCCAGCGAAG GTGCCACAAAGAACCCTCTAAACCGCAAAGTTTTCCctcacctcccactcccacctgaAGACGAGTATGAGACCCCTGATCAGCAAACGACCTGGAGTAGACCCAGCGAAG CCAATCTCAATCCCAGAAGACAAGCCCGGGAACCCCCCAACCAGGCAGCTCCCAAACCCAAAG gtctGAACGAGGAGCTGAGGAGGAAGCTGGAGCAACGGAGAGCACAGATCGAATGA
- the STAP2 gene encoding signal-transducing adaptor protein 2 isoform X2, producing the protein MANPVTRTKVPVPEHYYEEYLYKKDLTDKVYKKLWVGLQGNTLCFYSNHKDLRRVDCLSLDDYVSLTESAVSIGANGLHHYPFSLRLKGREVQLKTESVDSRGMWCAFILTIAELKIPASVTLLPGPLLSLKEALQKEKERRAREEMERSTQDENPSCFYDVSRIEAESLLKENPAFGSLLLRPGGDKESLSLTTCQKIHSQFVLKHYRITLEQEGYVIQVEPRVTCSSMAKVVDHFVKISLNRLSPFEKRNEYENKIGVIEVNNENGEVIEEYPREKTGATKSRPFSKVPPPIPMQPPPQDEEYENPKEQTTWRRSSKEAIKSPPFSKVPPPIPMESPPQDEEYENPEEQTTWRRSSKGAIKTPPGCKVSPRIPIEPDVEYENPDQQTTWRRSSEGATKNPLNRKVFPHLPLPPEDEYETPDQQTTWSRPSEANLNPRRQAREPPNQAAPKPKEAARVRMAAPAVQSSGLNEELRRKLEQRRAQIE; encoded by the exons ATGGCGAATCCAGTAACCCGAACAAAGGTCCCTGTGCCGGAGCATTATTATGAGGAGTATCTGTACAAGAAAGACCTGACTGATAAG GTTTATAAGAAGCTCTGGGTCGGACTCCAGGGGAACACTCTCTGCTTCTACTCGAACCACAAGGACCTGCGG CGTGTGGACTGCCTCAGTCTGGATGATTATGTGTCTCTGACGGAGTCCGCAGTCAGCATTGGTGCTAACGGCCTCCACCACTACCCCTTCTCTCTGCGTCTCAAGGGGCGAGAGGTGCAGCTAAAG ACGGAGTCAGTGGACAGCCGTGGGATGTGGTGCGCATTCATCCTCACTATAGCAGAG CTGAAGATACCCGCATCGGTGACACTGCTCCCTGGACCCCTCCTGTCTCTGAAGGAAGCACTGCaaaaagagaaggagagaagggcaAGAGAGGAGATGGAGCGCAGTACACAGGACGAGAACCCCAG CTGTTTCTATGATGTGTCACGGATAGAGGCCGAGTCTCTGCTGAAGGAAAACCCGGCGTTTGGGAGCCTTCTACTGCGCCCAGGGGGGGACAAGGAGAGCCTGTCTCTCACCACCTGCCAGAAGATCCACAG CcagtttgtgctgaagcattacAGGATCACACTGGAGCAGGAGGGCTATGTCATCCAGGTGGAGCCACGG GTTACCTGCTCCTCCATGGCTAAGGTTGTGGATCATTTTGTAAAAATCTCATTAAATCGTCTGTCTCCATTTGAGAAACGCAATGAATACGAGAACAAAATCG GAGTTATCGAGGTGAATAATGAAAATGGAGAAGTCATAGAGGAATACCCACGAGAAAAAACAG GAGCCACAAAGTCCCGTCCATTCAGTAAAGTGCCCCCTCCCATCCCTATGCAGCCCCCGCCCCAAGATGAGGAGTATGAGAACCCTAAAGAGCAAACTACCTGGAGGAGATCCAGCAAAG AAGCCATAAAGTCCCCTCCCTTCAGTAAAGTGCCCCCTCCCATCCCTATGGAGTCCCCGCCCCAAGATGAGGAGTATGAGAACCCTGAAGAGCAAACTACCTGGAGGAGATCCAGCAAAG GAGCCATAAAGACCCCTCCAGGCTGTAAAGTGTCCCCTCGAATCCCAATAGAGCCTGACGTCGAGTATGAGAACCCCGATCAGCAAACGACCTGGAGGAGATCCAGCGAAG GTGCCACAAAGAACCCTCTAAACCGCAAAGTTTTCCctcacctcccactcccacctgaAGACGAGTATGAGACCCCTGATCAGCAAACGACCTGGAGTAGACCCAGCGAAG CCAATCTCAATCCCAGAAGACAAGCCCGGGAACCCCCCAACCAGGCAGCTCCCAAACCCAAAG AAGCAGCCAGGGTGAGAATGGCAGCGCCCGCCGTACAATCTTCAG gtctGAACGAGGAGCTGAGGAGGAAGCTGGAGCAACGGAGAGCACAGATCGAATGA